In Fibrobacter sp. UWH6, the sequence CCCAAAATAGCCCAAAACACGCACTTAACATTCACCGCAGGGTATACTCTCTACTTTGTGATGGGCTACTTGATTAGTTCACAGGGTATTTCAAATAAAATCAGAAAGTTTTTATACGCATTAGGGATCATTTCTTTTTGCTTCATTCTGTATGCGACTTTCACTCAAAGCCTTTTTAGAATCACTCTTTTCAAAGGATTTTTCAATTTTCTTTCAATTCCTGCACTATTTCAAAGTCTAGCCATATTCACATTTTTCAGGTACAATCTAAATTTTTCAAATAAATTCATTTCGGTTCTTTCACAAAGTACTTTCGGAGCCTATTTGATTCATGCCTTATTTTTGGAATGTTTCGATAAATATTTGAATTGGACATCGGTATCACAAACTTCACTGGCAACGATACCCATAATGACTTTAATTATTGCAATAATGTCATACACCAGTTCTTTGCTATTACGAAAAAATTCCATCTTAAAAAGGTTCTTTACATAAATAGATACATATAAATTAGACTCGTTATGGAACCTTTCCAAAGAAACCGACTAGAAATAGCGAAACTATCTTAAAGTACCTTCTGCAAAAAGTTTCGTTCATTGCCATAAACAATCATCGTTTAAAGACTCGATAAAAAGGGTATAAATAGGGAATTATTCTATAATACCATTTGGGAATATTTTTAGTACACCACCGCAAAATTTTAAAAAGTCTCTCATCAGCGGAATTATCCGACTGTTCCAATCGAAGCAAATCTACACATAACTTAGATTCCCAAAACTGAGTCATCTCTTTATTAACAATGAACGTTATATCATCAAAGGCCTCTTTAGGATGATATATACTATTCAAACAATCTTCATCATAAGGATTGCTGCGTACTTTTAACAAAAAATCTTTTTTCAAAAATTTGTACGACGGCTTAAATGAAGCTATAGACTCCCATGATGAAAAATAATGGATTATTTTAGCAGAAGCTAGTGTTTTTATGCATCTTCCTATTTGACTATTATAGCTATCCGGCAACAACGAAATAGTATTCCCCAAATCACTATTTACCTGATTCAAAGCCGGTTGATCTATACAGACTGTATTCAAACATGATTTTTTCCAATATTCATGCCATTTAGCAAAAAAATGTCTAGTATATTGGGAGTCTCGAACAAATAGAACTCCACTATTTATGTACCACTTAGCAGGTGGAGAAAAAGAAGCCTTTTCTATTTGGTCATATATAAAGTCTTTACAAGAATGCTCTTTCAACTCTATATGGCCATCAGGAACGGCCATTATATCCTTGATAAAATCAGATTCGTCATAAGGTTCAGCCCACACTGTATCAACATCAACATAAAGGAAATCTCCCTCTACATGTTCACGCATAGACGTCTTCAAATAGCGTGAACGAATCATTGGACTCATTTGAGAATCTAATTCAACAACATTATACTCGTCTATAAATTGTTTTATAGAAACTCGAGCACCAACAAGGTTTTTATCGGTTTTATCATCAACTAGCAAAGAAATAGAGGCAGCTGGTTTCACATGCTTCAACGAAATAATCGAGGCAACCGCTTGTTCGTAGTAAAAATCATGATCATCGCTCACGAGAACATACAAAACT encodes:
- a CDS encoding putative nucleotide-diphospho-sugar transferase, whose product is MKVLYVLVSDDHDFYYEQAVASIISLKHVKPAASISLLVDDKTDKNLVGARVSIKQFIDEYNVVELDSQMSPMIRSRYLKTSMREHVEGDFLYVDVDTVWAEPYDESDFIKDIMAVPDGHIELKEHSCKDFIYDQIEKASFSPPAKWYINSGVLFVRDSQYTRHFFAKWHEYWKKSCLNTVCIDQPALNQVNSDLGNTISLLPDSYNSQIGRCIKTLASAKIIHYFSSWESIASFKPSYKFLKKDFLLKVRSNPYDEDCLNSIYHPKEAFDDITFIVNKEMTQFWESKLCVDLLRLEQSDNSADERLFKILRWCTKNIPKWYYRIIPYLYPFYRVFKR